A genome region from Fervidobacterium changbaicum includes the following:
- a CDS encoding MutS-related protein — translation MTLTTTLPKREEFERLTGFEYIKNKIEPKTPMGKRYFKYLQPLNYEHILEHLNDTEFFLHLLTNYPKVVEELEHDLECIVDVSKTIERISNGETLDEIELFELKNFVLVAQEIKNKNENLISGHERFTLPDLTEIIDLLDPEKLRLPTFYIYDAYDDRLRDIRKKKRELLQNVDAENTESYIIELTQQEKAIEDEVLEKISEKLHDRAQILHESITRIKYIDIILAKAKLSKEIGLTKPNLHPKEYPVDEIRIMGMFNPQLKDELERRGKKYQPVDITIKRGVTVIVGANMSGKSVILRTVALIQYMASLGFFVPSQHAELPFVEVIALITEDFQRPLSGLSSFASEITLINEAYKHALNNNALVLIDEPARTTNPYEGTAIVNALVKCFEKTEKFVLIVTHFDDVECPMRFRVKGLRENALKSVQSFNDIQDLMDYELVPDDGSSVPKEAIKVMELLGVNEEIILQAKKILESRK, via the coding sequence ATGACACTAACAACAACTCTTCCAAAGAGGGAAGAATTTGAAAGGCTGACGGGATTTGAATACATCAAAAACAAAATCGAGCCCAAAACTCCTATGGGGAAAAGATATTTTAAATACCTTCAACCTTTAAATTATGAACATATATTAGAACATCTTAACGATACTGAGTTTTTCCTCCATCTCTTGACCAACTATCCTAAAGTTGTAGAAGAGCTTGAACACGATTTAGAATGCATTGTCGATGTTTCGAAAACGATTGAAAGAATATCAAATGGTGAAACTCTCGATGAGATAGAGCTCTTTGAATTGAAAAATTTCGTCCTTGTTGCGCAAGAAATCAAAAACAAGAACGAGAATTTAATCTCTGGTCATGAACGTTTTACACTCCCAGATTTAACAGAAATAATAGACCTCCTTGACCCCGAAAAGCTAAGATTACCAACATTCTACATTTACGATGCTTACGATGATAGGCTTCGCGACATCAGAAAAAAGAAGCGAGAATTACTCCAAAATGTAGACGCAGAGAATACCGAAAGCTACATAATCGAGCTTACTCAGCAAGAAAAGGCCATAGAAGACGAAGTGCTCGAGAAAATATCGGAAAAGCTCCATGATCGTGCTCAAATTTTGCATGAGTCAATCACCAGAATTAAATACATTGATATCATATTAGCAAAAGCTAAATTGTCAAAGGAAATTGGTCTGACAAAGCCCAATTTGCATCCCAAAGAATATCCAGTAGACGAGATACGCATAATGGGAATGTTCAATCCCCAGCTTAAAGATGAGCTTGAAAGGCGTGGCAAAAAATATCAGCCTGTGGATATAACAATCAAACGTGGCGTAACTGTAATTGTCGGTGCCAACATGTCAGGTAAGAGTGTTATTTTAAGAACTGTTGCACTTATTCAGTACATGGCCTCGCTTGGCTTCTTCGTACCATCACAGCATGCTGAACTCCCATTCGTAGAAGTTATAGCACTGATAACTGAAGATTTTCAGCGACCGTTGAGTGGTCTTTCTTCATTTGCATCGGAGATAACGCTGATAAACGAAGCTTACAAACACGCTTTAAATAACAACGCACTCGTGTTAATAGACGAACCTGCAAGAACCACAAACCCGTACGAAGGAACAGCCATCGTCAATGCGCTTGTCAAATGCTTTGAAAAAACAGAAAAGTTCGTGCTAATCGTTACGCACTTCGACGACGTAGAATGTCCGATGCGTTTCAGAGTTAAAGGATTGAGGGAGAATGCTCTAAAAAGTGTTCAGTCTTTCAACGATATTCAGGACCTGATGGATTACGAACTTGTCCCCGATGACGGTAGTTCTGTTCCGAAAGAAGCGATAAAGGTTATGGAATTACTTGGCGTGAATGAAGAAATAATCTTGCAAGCTAAGAAGATTTTGGAAAGTAGGAAATAA
- a CDS encoding MaoC family dehydratase → MNIDDIYVGQVYEVKRIVTDEMVKLFAEATGDKNPVHLDEEYAKNTIFGGRIAHGILSLGIVSSVLGMEFPGSGTIYLMQNAKFKRPVYIGEEVTVRLVVKEIDKEKRRVLLETYVVKQNGENAIEGEALVKI, encoded by the coding sequence ATGAACATTGATGACATTTACGTTGGTCAAGTTTACGAGGTAAAGAGGATTGTGACGGACGAAATGGTCAAGCTCTTTGCAGAAGCCACTGGGGATAAGAACCCTGTTCATCTCGATGAAGAATACGCAAAGAATACTATATTTGGTGGAAGAATAGCACACGGGATCTTATCGCTTGGTATTGTTTCCTCGGTTCTTGGCATGGAATTCCCAGGCTCAGGGACAATTTATCTGATGCAAAATGCAAAATTCAAAAGACCTGTGTATATAGGCGAGGAAGTTACCGTAAGGTTAGTGGTAAAGGAGATAGATAAGGAAAAACGAAGAGTGCTCTTGGAAACATATGTTGTAAAGCAAAACGGGGAGAACGCCATAGAAGGTGAGGCACTGGTAAAGATTTGA
- the ablA gene encoding lysine 2,3-aminomutase: protein MARHFKEIPLWKNVTEEEWNDWKWQLRNRIMDVDTLKQVINLTPEEEEGVRNALKTLRMAITPYYASLMDPDNPKCPIRRQAVPTAKELFVSPWDMTDPLHEDEDSPVPGLTHRYPDRVLMLITDMCSMYCRHCTRRRFAGQHDRARTKQEIDAMIEYIRETPQVRDVLLSGGDALLVGVDMLEYILKELRKIKHVEVIRIGTRAPVVLPQIVTPELTNMLKKYHPIWLNTHFNHPKEVTPESSRACEMLADAGIPLGNQTVLLRGINDSPYIMMELVHQLVKIRVRPYYIYQCDLSMGLTHFRTSIKKGLEIMEALIGHTSGFCVPSFVVDAPAGGGKIRVMPNYVISMSDHTVILRNYEGVIVAYHEPEDTTSDVDDSEYRAKYKFSGVASLFTDKKISIEPAHLERHERIMEWKEKKGGKGDEH from the coding sequence ATGGCGAGACACTTTAAGGAAATTCCACTTTGGAAAAACGTTACAGAAGAAGAATGGAACGACTGGAAATGGCAATTGAGAAACAGAATTATGGATGTTGATACGCTAAAGCAGGTTATAAATCTTACACCTGAGGAAGAAGAAGGCGTAAGGAATGCTCTTAAAACACTTAGAATGGCGATTACTCCTTACTATGCCAGCCTCATGGATCCTGATAATCCAAAATGCCCCATCAGACGTCAGGCGGTTCCAACTGCTAAAGAACTTTTCGTATCTCCATGGGATATGACAGACCCACTCCATGAGGATGAAGATTCACCTGTACCAGGTCTTACACACAGATATCCTGATAGAGTCTTAATGTTGATCACAGATATGTGTTCAATGTACTGCCGACACTGTACGCGCAGAAGATTTGCAGGCCAACATGACAGAGCAAGGACAAAACAAGAGATTGATGCGATGATTGAGTACATAAGGGAAACACCTCAGGTAAGGGATGTTCTGCTATCTGGTGGAGATGCCCTACTTGTTGGTGTTGACATGCTCGAGTATATTCTAAAAGAACTTAGAAAAATCAAGCATGTAGAAGTTATAAGAATAGGAACAAGAGCACCTGTTGTCTTGCCACAAATTGTTACACCAGAACTTACAAACATGCTTAAGAAATACCATCCAATATGGTTGAACACCCACTTCAATCATCCAAAAGAAGTAACACCAGAATCCTCAAGAGCATGTGAAATGCTTGCAGATGCAGGTATACCATTGGGTAATCAAACGGTGTTGCTTAGGGGCATTAATGATAGTCCTTACATAATGATGGAACTTGTACATCAACTTGTGAAGATCAGGGTAAGACCATACTATATCTACCAATGTGATCTTTCTATGGGATTAACTCATTTCAGAACTTCAATTAAGAAAGGTCTCGAGATAATGGAAGCCCTTATTGGGCACACATCTGGTTTCTGCGTACCATCGTTTGTTGTTGACGCACCAGCAGGTGGCGGAAAGATAAGGGTTATGCCCAATTATGTGATATCAATGTCAGACCACACTGTAATACTCAGAAACTACGAAGGTGTTATTGTTGCTTACCACGAACCAGAAGATACCACATCTGATGTTGACGATTCCGAATACAGAGCAAAATACAAATTCTCAGGTGTTGCAAGCTTGTTCACTGACAAGAAGATAAGCATTGAACCCGCACACCTTGAAAGACATGAGAGGATTATGGAATGGAAGGAGAAAAAAGGAGGAAAAGGTGATGAACATTGA
- a CDS encoding zinc-binding dehydrogenase, whose translation MKNVKGCPFGTHRVIEPKGTLPQAATKIDNTMEIYTNEMLIDVKTLNVDSASFTQIKESCHGNVECIKDTILKIVAERGKLQNPVTGSGGMLIGIVEEIGPDFPTDLKVGDKIATLVSLSLTPLRIDKILNVNIDTDQVDIEGKAILFESGIYAKLPDDIPEKLALAVLDVAGAPAQTRKLVKPGMTVCIIGGGGKSGILCAYEAMKAVGKDGKVIVVEYSPENAKRIEQLGLAHHVIIADATKPVEVYQKVMEITGGQYCDVVINNVNVPATEMSSILITKDEGIVYFFSMATSFTRAALGAEGVGKDVTMIIGNGYTKGHAEVALNILRESKEIRELFEKLYC comes from the coding sequence ATGAAAAACGTTAAAGGGTGTCCATTTGGAACGCACAGGGTTATTGAACCCAAAGGAACACTACCACAAGCTGCAACGAAAATTGACAATACAATGGAGATTTATACCAACGAGATGCTGATTGATGTTAAAACGCTTAATGTAGACTCCGCAAGTTTCACGCAAATTAAAGAGTCTTGTCACGGGAATGTTGAGTGTATAAAAGACACAATATTGAAAATCGTTGCTGAACGTGGAAAGTTGCAAAATCCTGTCACAGGTTCTGGCGGCATGTTGATAGGCATAGTCGAAGAGATCGGTCCAGATTTTCCAACAGACTTAAAAGTGGGCGACAAGATAGCAACGCTTGTTTCTTTATCGCTTACGCCTTTGAGAATAGACAAGATTCTCAATGTGAACATCGACACAGACCAAGTAGATATAGAGGGTAAAGCTATCTTGTTTGAAAGTGGTATTTATGCTAAGCTACCCGACGATATACCTGAAAAGCTTGCTTTGGCTGTACTTGATGTAGCTGGAGCACCCGCACAAACACGCAAACTCGTCAAACCAGGTATGACTGTTTGTATTATTGGCGGCGGTGGAAAATCAGGAATACTGTGTGCATACGAAGCGATGAAAGCGGTCGGAAAAGATGGAAAAGTAATCGTTGTAGAATATTCCCCAGAAAATGCAAAAAGAATAGAACAGTTGGGACTTGCCCACCACGTTATTATCGCAGATGCTACAAAGCCTGTTGAAGTATACCAGAAAGTTATGGAAATCACCGGTGGTCAGTACTGCGATGTGGTCATCAACAACGTTAACGTACCCGCTACGGAAATGTCTTCGATACTTATCACAAAAGATGAGGGAATCGTCTATTTCTTCAGCATGGCAACATCATTTACAAGAGCGGCTCTTGGCGCTGAAGGTGTGGGAAAAGATGTCACGATGATAATTGGCAACGGCTACACAAAAGGTCATGCGGAAGTCGCACTCAACATTCTCCGAGAGTCAAAAGAAATAAGGGAACTATTTGAAAAGTTGTACTGCTAA
- a CDS encoding 3-keto-5-aminohexanoate cleavage protein, whose protein sequence is MEKLIITVAVTGAEVTKEQQPNLPVTPDEIAEEVYRCWQAGASIAHIHARLPDGTPTQSKEVYAEIKRKIQEKCDIIIQFSTGGAVWHTPEERIQCLDAMPEMATLSAGSCNFGNDVFMNSPSFMELLARTMKEKGIKPEIEIFEPGMIENALRLVKKGLLDLPLHFDFVLGVPGAMTGTIEDLVFLVNKLPEGCTWSVAGVGRYELPLAVHAIVMGGHVRVGFEDNIYYRKGELAKSNAQLVERIVRIAKEVGREIATPDEARRILGIKK, encoded by the coding sequence ATGGAAAAGCTAATTATCACTGTTGCAGTTACAGGTGCAGAAGTTACAAAAGAACAACAGCCTAATCTTCCAGTAACTCCTGACGAAATCGCTGAGGAGGTCTACAGGTGTTGGCAGGCGGGTGCTTCTATTGCACACATCCATGCGAGATTGCCGGATGGAACTCCTACTCAATCAAAAGAAGTGTACGCCGAGATCAAACGTAAAATTCAAGAAAAGTGCGACATAATAATACAGTTCTCAACAGGTGGGGCTGTATGGCATACACCAGAAGAAAGAATTCAGTGCTTGGATGCCATGCCGGAAATGGCGACGCTTTCTGCCGGTTCATGTAATTTCGGCAACGACGTCTTCATGAACTCCCCGTCGTTTATGGAACTGCTTGCCAGAACCATGAAAGAAAAGGGTATCAAACCGGAAATAGAAATATTCGAGCCGGGAATGATTGAAAATGCTCTGAGACTTGTTAAGAAAGGATTATTAGACTTACCACTTCACTTCGATTTTGTTTTGGGTGTTCCCGGTGCGATGACTGGAACTATAGAAGATTTGGTCTTTCTTGTCAACAAGCTGCCCGAAGGCTGTACATGGTCAGTTGCAGGAGTTGGTAGATACGAACTACCGCTGGCTGTGCACGCGATAGTTATGGGCGGACACGTAAGGGTAGGATTCGAGGACAACATCTACTACCGAAAGGGTGAGCTTGCAAAGAGTAATGCGCAGCTTGTTGAACGAATCGTACGCATTGCAAAAGAAGTGGGCAGAGAGATTGCAACACCTGATGAAGCAAGAAGAATATTGGGGATTAAGAAATAA
- a CDS encoding hotdog domain-containing protein — protein sequence MENAKNMQLPKAMIRIRMSQGDAHYGGNLVDGARILQLFGDVATELLIRYDGDEGLFRAYDSIEFLAPVFAGDYIEAHGEIVEVGRTSRKMKFEAYKVIRSRPDINDSAAEVLEEPILVCKASGTCVVPKDKQRYKHEE from the coding sequence ATGGAAAATGCAAAAAACATGCAGTTACCAAAAGCAATGATTAGGATACGCATGAGCCAAGGTGACGCACATTACGGAGGTAATTTAGTTGATGGCGCCAGGATATTGCAACTTTTCGGAGATGTTGCCACCGAACTTTTAATTAGATACGATGGCGATGAAGGACTTTTCAGAGCATATGACAGTATAGAATTCCTCGCCCCAGTTTTTGCAGGTGATTATATCGAAGCACATGGGGAAATAGTTGAAGTTGGACGCACTTCAAGGAAAATGAAATTCGAAGCTTACAAGGTTATTCGCTCAAGACCGGATATAAACGACAGTGCAGCTGAGGTCTTAGAAGAGCCAATCCTTGTTTGTAAAGCAAGCGGTACATGTGTTGTTCCAAAAGACAAACAAAGGTACAAACACGAGGAATGA
- a CDS encoding 3-oxoacid CoA-transferase subunit B: protein MPIDPKEKIAKRVAQELKEGDLVNLGIGLPTLVANYIPKGVHVFFQSENGIIGMGPEPEKGFENKDLTNAGAGFVTALPGAMTFDSAFSFAMIRGGHLDVTVLGGLQVDEKGHLANWMIPGKMIPGMGGAMDLVTGAKRVIVAMTHTAKGEPKILKECTLPLTSIRRVDLIVTELAVIRPTDEGLVLEEIAEETTVEEVFKLTEARLIVSENLKKF, encoded by the coding sequence ATGCCAATTGACCCAAAAGAAAAGATAGCAAAAAGAGTTGCTCAAGAATTAAAAGAAGGAGATTTGGTCAACCTTGGGATTGGACTTCCTACACTTGTAGCTAACTACATTCCCAAGGGCGTTCACGTCTTTTTCCAAAGCGAGAACGGAATAATCGGAATGGGACCAGAACCGGAAAAAGGTTTTGAAAACAAAGATTTGACGAACGCAGGTGCAGGGTTTGTCACCGCTCTACCCGGCGCAATGACGTTTGATAGTGCTTTTTCTTTTGCGATGATTCGTGGAGGGCATTTGGATGTAACTGTTCTTGGCGGGCTCCAGGTCGATGAAAAAGGGCACCTTGCGAACTGGATGATACCCGGAAAGATGATACCAGGCATGGGAGGAGCTATGGATCTTGTTACCGGTGCCAAGCGAGTTATTGTTGCAATGACCCACACAGCAAAAGGTGAGCCAAAGATACTTAAGGAATGCACACTACCTCTGACATCCATTAGGCGTGTGGATCTTATCGTAACCGAACTGGCTGTAATCAGACCAACTGATGAAGGACTTGTACTTGAAGAAATCGCCGAAGAAACAACTGTTGAAGAAGTTTTCAAATTAACCGAGGCAAGGTTGATAGTTTCAGAGAATCTTAAAAAGTTTTAG
- the atoD gene encoding acetate CoA-transferase subunit alpha — MKVISFDDAVEFIKPGSTIMVGGFLGVGTPEGIVDKIVERGIGNLTIIANDTAFEDRGVGKLVKNKLCRKVIVSHIGTNPETQRQMIAGELEVELVPQGTLAERIRAGGAGLGGILTPTGVGTIVENGKQIIEIDGKKYLLELPLKADIALIKAKRCDYYGNLVYNFTAENFNPLMAMAAELVIVEVEEIVPVGTLAPNEIRTPGVLVDYVVVSQGVK, encoded by the coding sequence TTGAAAGTAATATCCTTTGACGATGCTGTTGAATTTATCAAGCCAGGAAGCACCATAATGGTTGGTGGTTTCCTCGGTGTAGGTACGCCAGAAGGAATAGTTGACAAAATTGTTGAAAGAGGCATCGGAAATCTGACCATTATTGCAAACGACACTGCATTCGAGGATCGCGGTGTTGGTAAGCTTGTTAAAAACAAGCTCTGCAGAAAAGTCATAGTTTCCCACATAGGTACAAACCCAGAAACGCAAAGACAGATGATTGCTGGTGAATTAGAAGTTGAGCTCGTTCCACAAGGCACTCTTGCTGAACGCATTAGAGCGGGTGGTGCTGGCCTTGGCGGAATTCTTACTCCCACTGGTGTTGGTACTATCGTTGAGAATGGGAAGCAAATTATTGAAATCGATGGAAAGAAATACTTGCTCGAGTTACCTTTGAAAGCAGATATTGCACTGATAAAGGCGAAAAGATGTGACTATTATGGAAACCTTGTTTACAACTTCACGGCAGAAAACTTCAATCCTTTAATGGCAATGGCAGCTGAACTTGTTATTGTTGAGGTTGAAGAGATTGTTCCGGTTGGTACGTTGGCACCAAATGAAATACGAACACCCGGAGTACTTGTAGATTATGTCGTGGTCTCTCAGGGGGTGAAGTGA
- the pgeF gene encoding peptidoglycan editing factor PgeF, giving the protein MNNTKHIGNYILKEINGVWVAKSPLLEQFPEITHYVTTRKISPEAEPTDLTELNLALSCEDFPKYFEFFANKVRITPERSVFSHQVHSRNVKVVTSEDIGEPYWNRKLREVDGLITSEKGLYLVTTYADCMPIIAYDPTRKVVGVAHSGWRGTLLEIAKELILKMNEEFGSEPAEIFVSVGPSIGPDSFEVGPEVAAEFLMKFGKEVVKEVEGKIYVNLWRAVQLTLNSVGVFRIEFSNIDTYIHTEFFYSYRKEKTKKRFAVVIGLNS; this is encoded by the coding sequence ATGAACAATACAAAACACATAGGAAATTACATCCTTAAAGAAATCAACGGCGTTTGGGTTGCAAAATCACCATTGCTCGAGCAGTTTCCGGAAATTACACATTATGTAACCACACGTAAAATTTCACCAGAAGCTGAACCTACCGACCTCACTGAGCTTAATTTGGCTCTCAGTTGTGAAGATTTTCCGAAATATTTTGAATTCTTTGCAAATAAGGTAAGGATCACTCCAGAAAGGTCCGTTTTTTCACACCAGGTTCACAGCAGGAATGTCAAGGTGGTTACAAGTGAGGATATCGGAGAACCTTACTGGAACAGAAAGCTTCGGGAAGTAGATGGACTTATAACAAGCGAAAAGGGACTTTACCTTGTTACTACCTACGCTGATTGCATGCCTATAATTGCGTACGACCCAACAAGGAAAGTCGTAGGTGTTGCCCACTCAGGTTGGAGGGGAACACTTTTGGAAATTGCAAAAGAGCTCATTTTGAAAATGAACGAAGAATTTGGAAGTGAACCGGCTGAGATATTTGTTTCCGTCGGTCCGTCGATTGGACCTGATAGCTTCGAAGTTGGTCCAGAGGTTGCAGCGGAGTTCTTGATGAAGTTTGGTAAGGAAGTTGTCAAGGAAGTAGAAGGAAAGATATACGTAAACTTATGGAGAGCTGTCCAGCTTACGCTGAACTCGGTTGGGGTATTTAGAATAGAGTTCTCAAACATAGACACATATATTCACACCGAATTTTTCTATTCTTACCGCAAAGAAAAGACAAAGAAAAGGTTCGCCGTTGTAATTGGATTGAATAGCTGA
- a CDS encoding Mpv17/PMP22 family protein, with amino-acid sequence MEKNVQNSKEVSKGISVFQMGDVVSILIFILLAVILLNERTRNAYVSLNSAHPYLLGFLKVGILATFGEVLSLRITKGKYILPAGVLYRFLVWGFLGIVFVAVFELFASGTKVLLDKNLLPYVESARAFFQAFYTSLLMNLIFAPTFMSFHRITDGYIDLSGGRLRKMFSTSFDEVLRAVDWNFFVKFVLGKTIPLFWIPAHTITFLLPASYRVLVAALLSVFLGILLSFRKRSTSVRHG; translated from the coding sequence ATGGAGAAAAATGTTCAGAACAGTAAGGAAGTATCAAAAGGGATTTCGGTATTTCAAATGGGAGATGTTGTGTCTATTCTTATCTTCATACTACTGGCCGTTATTTTGTTAAACGAAAGAACAAGAAATGCGTACGTTAGCCTCAATTCCGCACATCCATATTTGTTGGGTTTCCTAAAGGTGGGGATTCTGGCCACATTTGGTGAGGTTCTGTCGTTAAGAATAACTAAGGGGAAATATATTCTTCCAGCTGGAGTACTTTACAGATTCCTAGTCTGGGGATTTTTAGGGATCGTATTTGTGGCTGTTTTTGAGCTCTTCGCTTCGGGAACAAAAGTCTTGTTAGATAAGAATTTACTGCCCTATGTAGAGAGCGCAAGAGCATTCTTTCAGGCGTTCTATACAAGCCTTCTTATGAACTTGATCTTTGCCCCAACGTTCATGTCATTTCACAGAATTACCGACGGATATATTGACTTATCTGGTGGGAGATTGAGAAAGATGTTTTCAACAAGTTTCGATGAGGTCTTACGAGCAGTGGATTGGAATTTTTTCGTGAAATTCGTACTCGGTAAAACAATTCCACTTTTCTGGATTCCTGCTCATACGATAACATTTTTGCTGCCTGCTAGTTATAGAGTTCTGGTTGCTGCGTTGTTGTCCGTTTTTCTTGGTATATTACTCTCTTTTAGGAAGCGTTCTACCAGTGTTCGACATGGATGA
- a CDS encoding isochorismatase family cysteine hydrolase — protein sequence MFYLEKTKHPLTISSPAVLIVDVQNYFFDKNSPAYLRGSESVLERIKNFIESIRAINKSLPIIATIHKNGSNNMKKWWGNIVEEQWTKLCIDERLIDFKIEKETYDAFYQTNLDELLKTHGINQLIITGVMTHLCCETTARSGFVRGYEIVMVEDCLWDKDEWYHYASLKNLAHGFSTISTSQEVVEKLKAF from the coding sequence GTGTTCTACCTTGAGAAAACAAAGCATCCTCTTACCATATCTAGTCCCGCTGTTTTAATCGTTGATGTTCAGAATTACTTTTTTGATAAAAATTCCCCCGCTTACCTTAGAGGCTCTGAAAGTGTACTTGAAAGAATAAAAAACTTCATCGAAAGTATTCGAGCAATAAACAAATCCCTACCTATAATAGCCACTATTCACAAAAACGGGAGCAACAACATGAAAAAATGGTGGGGTAACATCGTCGAAGAGCAGTGGACGAAGTTATGTATTGACGAAAGGCTAATAGACTTTAAGATAGAAAAGGAAACGTACGATGCGTTTTATCAAACAAATCTCGATGAACTTCTAAAAACACATGGTATTAATCAACTCATTATCACTGGTGTTATGACCCACCTTTGCTGCGAAACCACAGCACGTTCTGGTTTTGTGCGAGGATATGAAATTGTCATGGTGGAAGACTGCCTGTGGGATAAAGACGAGTGGTACCATTACGCTTCACTAAAAAATTTGGCCCATGGTTTTTCAACAATTTCCACGAGCCAAGAAGTTGTTGAAAAGCTTAAAGCATTCTAA
- a CDS encoding DUF1576 domain-containing protein has protein sequence MVYKLLLFISTSFIFFGLVVGNVDLLSELSAIIHSPDYLITDYLEIAGVGGAFLNSGLLMLLFILLLKTLTIQPTGVSIASIMTIGGFALFGKNIFNVWPLVAGVFLYTLLIGENIRTYLYVALFGTALAPITTHLVLNKGFNLTGLVLALLIGFFLPPLASFSLTLHRGYNLYNIGFTAGLLGMFIGALLKAYNLHPEQRLIWHREHQLLLAIFIYALFYAILLYGLKLNNWSFKGYKNIFNYSGKLLTDFILLENAAVTFINIGILGLAGTTFVLLIGSELNGPTIGGIMTLAGFGALGKHPKNILPIVIGVLIGAFTNAQEFNSPAMVLAVLFGTTLAPVAGEFGFIWGVIAGYLHSALVLNIGTLHFGMNLYNNGFSGGFVALFLLPIIDAFKNLKDTIIKNLLEKWNSGRGQN, from the coding sequence GTGGTCTATAAACTGCTGCTTTTTATTTCTACTTCTTTCATATTTTTTGGTCTGGTGGTAGGAAATGTAGACTTATTATCGGAGCTAAGTGCTATCATTCACTCACCTGACTATTTAATTACAGACTACTTGGAAATTGCGGGTGTTGGAGGTGCCTTTCTTAATAGCGGTCTCCTTATGCTTTTATTTATACTGTTACTCAAAACACTAACGATACAGCCTACAGGTGTTTCCATTGCTTCAATAATGACAATCGGTGGATTTGCACTCTTTGGAAAGAACATATTCAACGTCTGGCCACTTGTTGCTGGAGTGTTTCTGTATACGTTGTTAATCGGTGAGAATATTAGAACATATCTCTATGTTGCGTTATTCGGTACGGCACTTGCACCTATCACTACACATCTGGTTTTGAACAAGGGATTTAATTTGACGGGATTAGTCTTGGCATTACTAATTGGTTTCTTCTTACCACCTCTTGCAAGTTTCTCGTTAACTTTGCACCGCGGTTACAACCTTTACAATATAGGATTCACAGCAGGATTGCTTGGAATGTTTATAGGTGCACTTTTGAAAGCGTATAACCTCCATCCGGAGCAACGACTTATCTGGCACAGAGAACATCAGCTATTACTTGCAATATTTATATACGCTCTTTTCTACGCGATTTTATTATACGGATTAAAACTAAACAACTGGTCGTTCAAAGGTTACAAAAACATATTCAATTACTCCGGCAAATTGTTGACAGATTTTATACTTTTGGAAAATGCGGCAGTAACATTTATAAATATTGGAATTCTCGGACTTGCTGGTACAACATTCGTACTTCTCATCGGTTCAGAACTAAATGGGCCAACAATAGGCGGCATAATGACGCTTGCCGGTTTTGGTGCACTCGGAAAACATCCGAAGAACATATTACCAATTGTAATTGGCGTACTTATCGGTGCTTTTACTAACGCCCAGGAATTCAACAGTCCTGCCATGGTTTTAGCGGTACTCTTTGGCACAACACTTGCACCAGTAGCTGGGGAATTTGGATTTATTTGGGGAGTTATCGCTGGATACTTGCACAGTGCTCTTGTGCTGAACATAGGTACTTTACACTTTGGGATGAACTTGTACAATAACGGTTTTTCCGGAGGATTCGTAGCACTCTTTTTGCTACCAATAATCGACGCGTTTAAGAACCTGAAAGATACTATTATTAAGAACTTGCTTGAAAAATGGAATAGTGGAAGGGGGCAAAACTGA